In the genome of Phragmites australis chromosome 9, lpPhrAust1.1, whole genome shotgun sequence, the window GACAGAGCCGTGGCGAACGCAGTCGCCGAATGCTGCTGGGTTCAACAACTTCTTAGCGAGATACACCACGACATTAGTAAAGCAACTGTTGTTTATTGTGATAACATCTCTATAGCCTATATGTCTGCAAACCCTGTGCATCATCGACGAACTAAGAATTGGACATCCACTGCGTACGGGAAAAAGTGGCTCTTGGGCAAATCCGTGTGCTTCATGTTCCTACGGATCAACAATTCGCAGATGTGATGAATAAAGGGCTGCTGACCTCGACATTCATTACCTTTTGTTCCAGTCTGAATGTCTTCTCTAGCGACGACGTCCAGACTGCCGGGGGTGTAAGCGAACGTTATCCTGTAACAGCCTTAGGCCTAGTCTGACGAATAGCTTGTTAGTTAGCCTGTTAGCTTCTCACACTCGTGTATATGTACACAATTACAGATCAATACAATTCGTGTGTTgcatctcttctcctctctacACTCTTACACTGACTAGTGACTAAACACCGCCGCCTATTGAAATAATTTGAatagtttaaaaaaatttacagaTATCTAGCAGTTAATGAATGCATCGTGACTAGTGACTAAACACTGTCTACTGAGATAAATTGAACGGTTTAAAGAAAACACATATCTAACAGTTGATGAATGCATCATGAATTCTCGACTAGCGATACGGAAATAAATTGAACAGTTTTAAAGCATCCACCTCACATTCAAGTTCAATTTGAAATTTACAGATATCTAGCAGTTAATGAATGCATCGTGACTAGTGACTAAACACTGTCTACTGAGATAAATTGAACGGTTTAAAGAAAACACATATCTAACAGTTGATGAATGCATCATGAATTCTCGACTAGCGATACTGAAATAAATTGAACAGTTTTAAAGCATCCACCTCACATTCAAGTTCAATTTGAAATCTACAGCAGAAACAAGAAATGTAGTGCAATGCTAAGACAAAGCAGCGAACATAGTTGTTATGGCGTCGGGATATCGTCGCATAACGATGATGTCGTCGTGGCGAAAATCCCCTTATCGCCACAGGGATGCCACGGCTCTGCCGTGTATGGCGTCCGCCATATCGCCGTGGCGTCCCCGTGGTGCCTATATGGCGTCCTGTGGCACATGGTGGCTCGTCGTGGCGTCCCTGTGGCGCCTGTATGGCGTCCTGTAGCACATGGCGGCTCTGTGACGGGTGCAATAAAAGGTTAGATTGGTGGTGACTTACCTGGTAATCCAGTTAAGGATTGAGGAATCCGCCCTCACCATTCTATTCGCATCCATCGAGAGCCCGCAAGGACTGAGGTACCCTAGCCTGAGCCACCAGCGGCGGAGGCGGGACAGTCGATCTCCGCTCGCCCCTGCACCCACTATGTTCGCCGCCCCCGCCTCGGATCTCCGGTCGCCCTCGCCCTCCGTCGGTCTCGCCCTCGGTGTCTCCCTCACCGGCCGCTCCCACCCTCGAGTTGACATCTCCCGAGCCGGCCACCCCCGACCGTCCTCCATCGAGTAGCTCCTCAACTCCTCTTctattgtgttttttttttctgtttcaaCTCTCACACACACTAGCAGCCAGCAGGCTAGTATTACACTATCAGCACATGCACACTAGCAGAATAGTAGTATGCCAGTAGCACACGCACACTAGCAGTAGCAGTGTAGCACACTTGAGCACTTAgcacgcatacatatcaagcaGCCAAGCACACATTGACATGTAGCAGTAGGCCAGTAGCAGTGTAGCACACAGCTCAAGCACTGCTGCACTAGGCACACATAACAATAAGGAGTAGGTAGTAGCTATACTCTAAGCAGTAGCACACATAGCAAAGTACCACACTAAGCAGTTAGCACACATAACAGTAGCTTAAGCACATTAGCACACAATGACAACAGTACAACTTTGAGACATGAGAGAGTTATATGTCTTTTGTGCTATATTTATATTGCTATTTaccttttgtgctacatttacatttcCTAATATCGTAGATTATAACTGTTAAGCTACATGTACATTGTTATTTGTtaatatcctagactataaTGTGTGTATTTGCCACGTGTGCATGACGTCGCCACGCCACGCGCCATGGcgctgtaaagttgtgaaggtggtgggtcgccGTGCCTCGCCACGCCGCCGTAACAACCATGGCAGCGAAGCAAAGGCAAGGAGACACTTACCCACTGGCGTCGGCAATTTCCCTGGAAATCTTCATTTTCTTGGTGGTGCCCTTGTACAGCTCCTCCAGGCTGCACGACAGCTTCCTCTCGATCGCCGGCGCCTTCACCGCCCGCCCGACGGTGTGCATGCCGTGCCTGTCTGGTTCGCCGCCGAACGCCGAGTCGAATATATCGTCCCCGAAGATCGATGATGAGAACCTCGTGCCGCCAATCCGCGTACCGGGCCCTCCACTCATGCCACTGCCCATGCCACCGCTCAGGCTACCGAAGGGGCTGGACGACCCGAAGAACTCCGCGAAGATGTCCTCCACGTTGCACAAGTTGAACCAAGATGAGAAGAACTCCCGGCCAAGGACTTCCATTTCCCAGTAACTGTATTTGGAACTGAAGGGTCCATGGTAGGTAAGAATGCCGATGCCTACCAAGGGGGAAACAGACTTTTAACTGACCCATAATCAAGTTATTTAAGAAAACAAAAATCTCATTCAAAATAAAAGCAGTAAACAAGAAGATGAATAGAATAGGAGAACCAAAAAAACTCCCAACAATGTAAAATTGTGAGGTATGAAAGTCTTACGTGATCATGAAAGCTAAGCAATCTGACACTCTATGAACAGTGCAAGCACACATGGCGTGGTGTCTGTTCATGCAATCATGCAACTCCCTCCAATGCAACAATATGCATACAAGGAATAAACATGTACCACGGCAGTACATGATACCACACAGATATATATTAGAGCAAAACACAATTACACGGCCTTGACTTAAGAAAATGCCAAAAGTAGCATAAACTGCAATGCCACACTATTCcagtaataaaaagaaaaaactatgaTGCATCAAATACCAGCAGTATGGTTGTGGTCTCCATAAACTAGAGTTCATTATTTGCAGACATGACAAAGGCAAGCTAATTATGCAAAAGGAGAATGACAGCAAAACCTAGATAGATGAATAGAGCCTCTACTTCATCTATTCAGAGACAAGGGTGCATGAAGCTCTGCCATTAGAAAACCAAGCATCCATCTGTAAAGCATACTAATGCATACCTTCATGAGCTTGGAATCATGCCCGGAAAACATATTGGTCCCATAAGATCGGAAGGGCTGCTTCGGTTGTTCTGGAACTACTCCAAAACATGGAAAATAAACAGCAGAAAACAAGCCAGCAAAACAGAAGCATGACAAGAACATATTGGCATCAACTCTGATACTACAAAACAATCCTCACAAAAACGTTCCAACACTTTCCAAAACATAGGAAAATAGAAATGGGAGTTTATATCCACTACATTTTGATTAGATATGTCATTAAGCGTGGTATTTACCCATGGAACGTATTGGGATGACAGGAGGTAAGCTATAGAGGTCTACCTCATCCCCATAGGCTTGTTTTCAATCTCATGTATGtatataaatttataataaCAAGCCAAAGAAAGTCCGGAATCAACAAAAACAAAGATTAGGGGCATCGTGAGTATAAGGTTCTTACCGATAGGCGCCCCAAATGCACCAGGAGGAAGCGGATCAAACTCAATACCAAGCGCTGGCCCATCCTCCCTCAGTGGTTCCCCTATCAGTGCTTCCACAGAATCGATCGCCTGGTGCTCAGCTTGCGTAAGGTGAACCGGTGCCATAGGAGGCAGCATCACTTGTGGTGCCTCATAGTATCTCCTCCCAATTCTGGCACAGAAATCCTAGGCACAGCCGACGACCTGCCAGGCCCTCTCCTGGAGAAGGGCAGCAGGTGCTCACCATAAGTCCCAACAGGCCCCACCATTACCTCGCTGGGTGGTAGCGACAGCGGGAGCACAGGCGGCGGTGCTATGACTGGCACGGTGACCTCCTCATCCCGCAGATGCCGCTTGGCCGGAGGTTTCCGGTCTTTGAGCCGGCGGTGGCAGAACCACATCTGCAGCTGCTTGTCCGTCAGCCTCAACTTCACCGATAGCTCCGCGCGCTTGGTCTCATTTGGATACAGGTCCTCTGCACCAACACAACGCAAACCAAATCCGCATGAAAATCAGACACACAATTCGATTAAAAAAAGTCGCAAAAACAAACCTAAAACTACCAGAATACTCAGAAATCCACGAACCTGAATAGGTCCTCTCGAGAACCTCCAACTGGTAGGGCGTCTTCATGACGCGCTTCACCGGCGGCTTCCCCCCGGATCCAGACGCACCAGCTCCACCAACGGCCGCGGATGCCGACGCAGGGCCGGGGCTCCCCATCTCGACCCTCGCTGCCCCGGCGCCCTCATCGCCGGAGGACTCCATCCCCGGCGACCGAAACCCTAGATTCGCCAACCCCACCGCCACCAACCAAACACGACGCGACGCCACGGAACAAACCTAACCACACGCGACGGCAATCTCCGCGATGATGTACGTAGAGGGGTCGAGGAAAAACCGAGCCCGAAGCGACGCCCGCCCGATGCGCCTGCGGCTCGATCCGCGCCGAGAACTCCAGCAGCAGCGGGAAAAAATAGCAAGAAGAAGCACGCGAAGAAGAACGAAATCAATCGGCGGATGCGTCGCGGCGGCGCAAAAGCCGATGGCGGCAACAGAGACGGGGAcgcgcgggcgggcgggcggagCAACAGGGGAGGCCACAGATGCAGCTccgtctcctccccctcccacCGAATTGGTCAGGGTTTGGATCGATCCCATGCTAATAAAAACCTTTTTCGATTTGATGCCTCCGACTTGGATCTGTTAATCTTGGGGTGTGGATTTCGCGTGCGTGCGTGGGCGTCGTGAATCTCGCGGGGATCCGGATCTTGGGGAGAGGGCGGTTAGCTCTTGCAGGTATCTGAGAGAGCGGTAAGGACTGTTTTTATCACCGTGCATTCTTACCGCTTCTGAAAAGGCTAAGCgtctattttgtaatttttttcaataaaatttatttatttaattttttaagttagaaaatatattttaaaaaaagcgGCAGAAAAGCTCTTGAAACAGGCCCCAAAACCTCAGGCCCACCGTCCTCCTGACCCGCGCCGTGCGTACACACGGCCACCCCCGCCGCTACCTCCTCGGTCCTCCCGTCACCGTTCCCCTCCTCCGCCCCGCACCCCGATCTGCCTCCGCCTGCTCCGGCCCTCCCCTCCTCAGGTTTCACAAGGACGTCAGGAGACTCAGGACTGCGTAGTCGTCACTGGCACGGGCATTGCGTGCCGCTGCCAGTGTGGTAAACTCGGCGGAGCCCGGTTGAGCTCTCCCAGTTTTCATTCCCGTCAGGCGCTGGATAGATGGGGAAAATTTCTTGGCCAACTGATCAGTGCTCCTTTGGCAGAGTTTGGCATGTCTCCTTTTGCAGAATACGTCCGGCAACTGCACGAAAGCCTCAGATTTCACCGAAAGCTAGCAATGCATGACATCTGACACGTATGGTACCGTGTTACTTACCTTTGCTTGCAAGTATCAGCTTGTTTCTTGCTGTTTTGGTGTGGTATACATgcttccttgttcttcctttggTTTGATGTCAGTATAGCAATGCATGATTCCTTGTAAATTACTGCTACGTACCGCCCAAGAGTAGAAGTTTCGTCACCAACAAGCTGATTTATAGTAGCATCAAGTATAAGAACACAAGCGTCGTGCGCTTCTATTCATCAGTCACCTCCCCTAGGCGGAGTTCACGGCAAGATCGTGTGATTTATTTACAAGGACTGGAAATGGGAATGAACACAAATAGGTTCTAAATTAGTGCTGTGAGAGCGGAAAGCCGATGCCGTGGCGAGTGGTCGGGAAGGTCACGAACAGCATGCTCCCGATCACGCCAATGGCTATCGGCAACACCGTGAGCACCTGCCTCGTGTCCTCCGACGGCGCCGGGTCGAAGCACGACACCACGTTCTGGTCGAACAGCGCGACGGCGGCGAAGATCATCACGGACACCGCCGCGTGCACGAAGTCCAGGAACCGGAGCTTGTAGCCCGCGGCGGCCTGCGGGTCCAGCGCCGCCCCGCCGTCGATGATCCAGAGCCCCCGGTACGTGGCGAACCCGTACCGCACGGCGCCATTGGCGTCCCTGAAGCTGTCCGTGAAGCTGAGCACGAAGCAGGAGAGCGCGCAGAGCGCCACGAGCGCGCCCGCCATGGCGCGGTTGGCGCGGATGCAGTGGCCCTGGGCCGTGACTATCGGGGACAGCAGCTGGAACGCTAGCACAGTGCCCGTCGGGAGCAGCGCGGCCAGGTGCGCCGTGCTCTGGTACGTCTGGCTGATGGCCCGCTGGATCGGGctcatgccgccgccgccgtcctcaaCGGCGGAGCGCTTCGCCAACAGCGGCCGCTGCTGCTCATGGTATCCCTCGTCATGCTCACGCAGTGCCTCCACGTCGCCGTTCCGCGCTGCCACCATCGCCGTCGATCCCTCAACACCACCTTGCATTGATCTTCGCTTGGAACGTGATCGGTATTGGAGCATGTGATCGATCAATGGACTATGCTACTGCCAATGGAACGGGAGGGGATTTAAAGGCCTGGGAAACAGAAATGCATGCGCATAGAGGCGAGGTCGACCGAGCGATGTCAGGCATTTTCCGGTTGGCACTTGGCTTGCAAGCAACAGGAACCTTAGCATAAACAAATTCTGGGGAAAATTCTATATAACGGTGTTACAAATGCCTCCTTTTGTAACAACACCTAAATAACTGGCACATGTCTCTAACATAAATCTCAAAATGGTACAtcttatttaaataaaaaattatcctaCGTActcattacttttttttttgcgagggaaAGGGAATATATTAGACGGAAGCAATACAGTCGTCACAAATTAACCTAGTTACAAAATTTTCTTCTTGCCCCATCCAGATCCCAGAGATGTCATGGATACGGGCATGATTAGCTAGTTTGTGGCTAACAGTATTCTGGCTACGATCTACTTTTCTGATCCCCAACACCCTTTGTTCGGTGAACAAGCATCTCACATCTCTCACCATATGGGCAAGAGCCGAGCGGTCCTCCTCAAGTGTTGTAGCAAGGAGAACAACCGAAGCACAGTCCGATTCTACCATAATCGGCTTAGACGTGTATTGGAGCGCCATCTCAATTCCTTCCTTGCAAGCAATCAGTTCAGCCTCTAACGCATCATCACAATGTAGAAGTGGTCTGCAGGATGTGAAGACTCCATTGCCGGAATTATCCCGTAAAATCATGCCGATGCCCGCCCTCCCATCTTTTGAAGAGAAGGAGCCATCTATGTTTAATTTGTGCCATTCCGGAGGTGGTCGTGTCCATTGCTTAATCACCTTAGTCACAGATATGCTGGACCGCCGCTGCAACCGCAATTCCTCTAAGGAGACGCCAATGACTTGCTTGCCTCTCGTCACATCACTGTTCGGGTGCTGTTTGATTAATAATAGTGATTGGACATAGCTCTCCAGGAATCGCCTGGAAACTTCCACAGGCGGAGCCGGCTTTTGATGAAACACCTCGTTGCGTACATGCCAAACACGCCACAATAACATTAGTAACATCATGCGGCTCGTACAAGGAATCTTATCCAACAGAATTAATAGCCATTGCGTACCTGACACATGAAGCTCTTCATCTGACGGCAAGCACCAAACCTGCCGCATAGCATTCCACAGCGCTTTGGCATTTGGGCAACGACACAACGCATGGAAGGTATCCTCTTTTTCCATACCGCAAATACCACAGACATCATCCAGAGCTAAGTGTCGTCGCCGCATATTATCCTGAGTGGCCAAGCTATTAGAGGCAACTTTCTATGCAAAAATGCGAACCTTCTGCGGAACAGGGCATTTCCACACATGGTCCCATAGGGGGTTCCTACCATCCGGATGCAAGCTTGCTGCACCACTCCCAGTTCCCTGCGCCTGAAGGTTCAAGGCTAGCTTATATGCACTCCGAACAGTAAACATGCCATTTCTCTCTGGATGCcaggccaacatatcctccacCCTCCTCCCTGCGGTCTTGATTTTGGAGATAGCAGCCACATCCACCGGCAAGAAGATTTGCTGAAGCTTAACAGCATCCCAATGCCCCTGATCATCCAACAGATTTGCCACCCTCTTTGTCCTGCATCCCCCCTGCCTACTGATGACCCTTCGGGATTGGTCTCTCGGAATCCAGGGGTCACGCCAAATTCTTATTGAGTTACCATTTCCAACTCGCCAGATCAGCCCTTTCTTTAGCAGCTCCAAACCATACTCCATAGCGCGCCATGTAGGCGAAGCATTCCCTGCGAAGACTGTATCCCCCAAACAACCATTAGGGTAGTAGCGAGCCTTTAATACCCTCGCACACAAGCTATCCGGTTTCAAGATCAGCCTCCACGCTTGACGCGCTAACAACGCTTGATTAAAGAGCTTCATATCTCGGAAACCCATCCCACCTTTACACTTCAAATTCGTTAGCCTGCTCCAGGAAGTCCAATGAGTTTTCCGATTCCCATTTTCCACACCCCACCAAAAATTTCGAGTCATCTTTGTGAGGTCATCTAGTACTGACGCGGGAAGCTTAAACACCCCCATGACATAAACCGGGATAGCTTGTGCAACCGCCTTGATCATGATTTCCTTGCCCCCActagataaaaaattatctccCCATTGAATTAGCCTTTTACTTAGCTGTTCCTGGAGGCTTTGAAACTTCCCTCCTTTCATCCTCCCTTCCAGCATTGGCAGTCCCAAATATTTAGCTTCAAAAGAATCCTGCACAACACCAAGGATGGTCTTTACCGCTTCCTGTTTGGGCTGTGGGCAAACATCACCAAACATAATAGAGCACTTTGCTGGGTTAATTAATTGACCAATGCCCTGAACATAAAGGTTCAGCACCCTTCTGACATTGGCGGCTTGATACTCATTTGCTTTAAGGAAGAGCAAGGTATCATCTGCAAACAGGAGGTGAGACACACCTGGTGCATTGCGACACACCCTAACAGGGGATACTCTCCCACCATTCACCTCAGCCTTTATCAAATGTGATAAAACATCagccacaaataggaataaAAAAGGGGAGAGGGGATCACCTTGTCGAAGGCCGCGAGTCGGAACAAATGCATCCAATAGAGCTCCATTGAATTTTACGGAATATCTCACCGAGGTCACACACGACATAATCCAATCGACCCATCGGTGAGCGAAACCTATCTTCAGTATCGCCTGTTCCAAAAAAGACCAATCGACCCGGTCATATGCTTTTGATAAATCCAACTTATAAGCACAGAAAGAATTTTCCGGTTTCTTTGTGTTCTGTATGTTATGGATGCATTCGAAGGCAACCAAGGCATTATCAGTGATCATACGGCCCTGCACAAAGGCACTTTGATTAGGCGAAATAATGTCATCTAATAATGGTCTCAACCTATTAACCAGACACTTAGAAACAATTTTGTAGAGGATATTGCATAAGCTGATAGGTCTAAAATCTTTAAGATCCATCGGGTTATTGACCTTCGGAATTAAGATAATGGAGGTATTATTTACGCCCTCAGGCATAATCCCTGTTTCAAAGAAACACCTTACAGCTGTCACAACTTCTTGCTTCACAATTCCCCAATTCATGTGATAGAACCTCGCAGGAAACCCGTCCGGCCCAGGTGCTTTAATCGGGCCAATCTGGAAGACTGCGTTAGCAATTTCCTCCTCCGTGAATTCCTTACACAGCGCCTCATTCATATCCTCCGTTACCTGCACATCCATCAGCTGAACTATAACATTAGGATTAATAGAAGGGTCTTTAGTATATAGTTCTTGAAAATAAGACGTGGCCAATCTTTCCATAGTAGTGGGGACAGTTTGGATATTCCCATCCTTATCTCTCAATTTGGTGATTCTATTTTTCCTCGCCCTCCAGACCGCCTTGCTATGAAAGTATCTAGTGTTTTTATCGCCTTCCTTTAGCCAAGCAATTCTTGACCGTTGTAACCAGAGCATTTCCTCCCTATATAGCAACTCATCATTTGGTCCTGTAATCTTCTAATCTCACTTCTCTCTCCCTGGTTGTTCTGCAGCTCTTCCAGTTTACCTCTAAGCTTCTCAATTTGACTACCAACGTTTCCAAACTTTCTCTTCCCCCATGCTTGCAGAATTGTCATCATGTTTTCCATTGCCTTGTTGATTTGCCCCAGATCTGACATGGCACCAATTTGGCGCCATTCATTTGCAATAATCTTCGGTAATTCAGTTTCCCGTTCCCACATGATCTCATAGTGCCGGCATCTTCTGTTATTCCGACCCCCTGATTCTTGCTGCAACCGAACCAAGACAGGGCAATGGTCTGAGCATGGTGATACCAGGTGTTTAACCGTAGCGTCGCTAAACATGTCCCTCCAAGAATCATCAGCAACTCCTCTGTCCAATCTCACCTTGACATTCCCTCTACCAGCCCTATTGTTATCATAAGTGTAAGGCAAACCTTCAAAACCCAAATCCCTTAGACCACAAACTTGCAGAACATCCCTAAAAGCTTGCA includes:
- the LOC133928191 gene encoding uncharacterized protein LOC133928191 — its product is MESSGDEGAGAARVEMGSPGPASASAAVGGAGASGSGGKPPVKRVMKTPYQLEVLERTYSEDLYPNETKRAELSVKLRLTDKQLQMWFCHRRLKDRKPPAKRHLRDEEVTVPVIAPPPVLPLSLPPSEVMVGPVGTYGEHLLPFSRRGPGRSSAVPRISVPELGGDTMRHHK
- the LOC133929909 gene encoding protein DMP6-like; this encodes MLQYRSRSKRRSMQGGVEGSTAMVAARNGDVEALREHDEGYHEQQRPLLAKRSAVEDGGGGMSPIQRAISQTYQSTAHLAALLPTGTVLAFQLLSPIVTAQGHCIRANRAMAGALVALCALSCFVLSFTDSFRDANGAVRYGFATYRGLWIIDGGAALDPQAAAGYKLRFLDFVHAAVSVMIFAAVALFDQNVVSCFDPAPSEDTRQVLTVLPIAIGVIGSMLFVTFPTTRHGIGFPLSQH